AAGAAGCCTTTGAGCTTGCCAAACAATGTCAACAACAAAAAGTAGGCAAAGCGATTGCTTTTTGTGGCAATATCGTAGATTTACTAGAATACGCTATCGCAACCAACCAACATATAGATTTGTTGTCAGACCAAACAAGCTGTCACGCAGTCTACGACGGCGGTTATTGTCCGCAAGGCGTTACTTATCAAGAACGCACCCGTTTGCTTCGTGACGACGAGCCTAAGTTTAGGCAACTTGTCAACAAGACTTTACAAGCCCACTTTAACGCTATTGTCAAATTACACCAAGCAGGCTCGTATTTCTTTGACTATGGCAACAGCTTTATGAAGTCTGTCTATGACGCAGGCGTAGCCGAGATTTGCGCTAACGGCGTAAATGAACTTGACGGTTTTATCTTCCCAAGTTATGTCGAAGATATTTTAGGGCCAATTTGTTTCGACTACGGATACGGACCTTTCCGCTGGGTGTGTTTGTCCGGCAAGAGCGAAGACCTTCACAAGACCGACAACGCAGCCATGCAAGCAATCGACCGCAATAGAAGGTTTCAAGATAACGACAACTATGTTTGGATAAGGGACGCAGAAAAAAACAAATTAGTAGTTGGCACTCAGGCAAGAATACTTTATCAAGACGCAGTCGGTAGAATGACTATTGCGCTTAAATTTAATCAAATGGTTCGTGACGGCGAGATAGGGCCGGTTATGCTAGGTCGAGACCACCACGACACAGGCGGAACGGACGCTCCATTTAGAGAAACAAGCAATATTAAAGACGGTAGCAATATTATGGCTGATATGGCAACGCTTGTATATGCAGGCAACTCCGCAAGGGGTATGAGCTTAGTCGCCCTTCATAACGGCGGAGGCACAGGCATAGGTCGAGCCATTAACGGCGGTTTTGCCCTTGTGCTTGACGGTAGTTACGAGAAGGACGAAATTATCAAGTCGGCTATACTTTGGGACGTAATGGCAGGGGTTACAAGGCGTAGTTGGGCAAGAAATCCTCACGCATTAGAAACAAGCGTAGAGTACAACTCAACTCACGGACAAAACAATCATTTAACCATACCTTATTTAGCCGACGAAGACAAGGTTAAGCAACTTGTAGCCAAAGAATATAATAAATATTGCGGTAAATAAAGCGTAAATATAAGTGTTTTTACAAATATCAAAGAATATTTATTTTCGCAAAAGTGTAAATTTGCAAAAAAACTTTGAAAAATAAAAGACAGCGTTTATCACAAGGACAAAAATAGCGAGGTTTGACAAAACTAAAGACAAATATTAAAAAATAAGTTAAAACCAAAGACAACAACTTCCGCAAATGCGGTTAAAATTACAATATAGTTAAGGAGAAAAATTATGGCTTTTGATAAAATTATCGAGTGCGTTCCAAACTTTTCCGAAGGTAGACAGAAAGAGAATATCGACCGCATAATAGAGTGTTTTAGATGTTTAGAGGGCGTTAAACTATTAGATTATAGTTCGGACGCCGACCACAATCGTACGGTTGTTACCGTAATAGGCGAGCCACAACAGCTAGCCGAAGCAATTATTAAGGCAGTTGGCGTAGCCAAAGACGTAATCGACCTAACTAAGCACAGCGGTCAACACCCTCGTATGGGCGCAACCGACGTAATTCCTTTTATTCCAATTAAAAATGTTTCGCAACAAGAAGCCAAAGATTTAAGCCTTTATGTTGCCGAGCAAATAAACAAATTATATGGTATTCCAATATTCTTATATGAAAAGTCGGCAACCTCTCCCGACAGAGAGAACCTTGCCAATATCCGTAAGGGACAGTTTGAAGGTATGACTGAAAAAATGAAACTTCCGCAATGGGCGCCAGACTTTGGCGAACGCAAACCCCACCCGACAGCAGGCGTTACGGCGGTAGGTATGCGTATGCCTCTTGTAGCGTACAATATTAATTTGGATACCGATAACTTAGAAATAGCTACTAAAATTGCCAAAAAAGTTAGATTTATCGGCGGTGGACTACGTTATGTTAAGGCTATGGGCGTTGCAATCGCCGACAGGCACATCACGCAAGTTTCTATGAATTTAACCGACTATACCCAAACGCCAATTTATATGGCAACCGAAATGGTCAAAGTTGAAGCTAAGCGTTACGGAGTAAACGTAATAGGTAGCGAGGTAATAGGGCTTGTGCCAATGCAAGCGTTAATTGATTGCGCCGAATATTATCTTCAAATTGAAGAATTTAAATCTAGCCAAGTACTAGAAAGTAATTTGTAAATATGAACTACCTTTTTATAAACGCTAGTGAACTTGTTACTTTTGTAGGTAGCGAGGCAAAACACGGCAAAGAAATGGCGGATATGCTTACAATAAAGAATGGCTGTCTTGTAACTGAGGGCGAGCGTATCAAGTCGGTATTTGCTTTAAGCGACATTGATAAGTTTGACACAAGTAATTGTAAAATTATCGACTGTACCGGAAAAACCATTACGGCAGGTTTTATCGATTGTCACACGCATTTTGTTTTTGGCGGATATCGTGAACAAGAATTTTGCGATAGACTTCAAGGCGTTTCTTATATGGATATTATGAAACGTGGCGGAGGCATAGTCAACACCGTCAATGCAACAAGACAGGCTAGTTATGACGAGCTTTATATCGAAGGGCTTAGTAGACTTAAACAATATCTTGCTTACGGCGTTACTACGTTAGAAGGCAAGAGCGGTTACGGGCTTGACGTTGATTGCGAGCTCAAACAGCTTAACGTAATGGAACAACTTGCGCTTGACCAGCCTATCGACATAGTTCAAACCTATATGGGGGCGCACGCAACGCCTAAGGAGATGTCAAAAGGCGAATATGTCGACTATATTATAAATTCGGCTTTACCAATAATCAAGAAAAATTCTTCTGCCGAATTTTGCGATTGTTTTTGCGAGGACAACGTTTTTAGCGTAGAAGAATGTAGAAAAATTTTAAGTAGAGCCAAAGAATTAGGTTTTAAGCTAAAAATTCACGCCGAAGAAGTTGTAGAGTTAGGCGGTAGCGCCCTTGCAACCGAACTTGGCGCAACAAGCGCAGAACATCTTCTAAAAATATCTAAACAAAATATAGACAAACTTGCAAGCAGCCAAGTTGTCGGCGTTCTTTTGCCGGCAACGGCATTTTCTCTTAAAGGCAATTATGCCCCTGCAAGAGATATGATTGACAGCGGTTGCGCCGTTGCGGTAGCAAGCGACCTCAATCCGGGCAGTTGTTATACAAATAGTTTGCCGTTATTAATAGCCCTTTCTACAATGTATATGGGTATGAGTATTGAAGAAACAATTTGCGCCATAACGCTTAACG
The sequence above is a segment of the Clostridia bacterium genome. Coding sequences within it:
- the ftcD gene encoding glutamate formimidoyltransferase — encoded protein: MAFDKIIECVPNFSEGRQKENIDRIIECFRCLEGVKLLDYSSDADHNRTVVTVIGEPQQLAEAIIKAVGVAKDVIDLTKHSGQHPRMGATDVIPFIPIKNVSQQEAKDLSLYVAEQINKLYGIPIFLYEKSATSPDRENLANIRKGQFEGMTEKMKLPQWAPDFGERKPHPTAGVTAVGMRMPLVAYNINLDTDNLEIATKIAKKVRFIGGGLRYVKAMGVAIADRHITQVSMNLTDYTQTPIYMATEMVKVEAKRYGVNVIGSEVIGLVPMQALIDCAEYYLQIEEFKSSQVLESNL
- the hutI gene encoding imidazolonepropionase, producing MNYLFINASELVTFVGSEAKHGKEMADMLTIKNGCLVTEGERIKSVFALSDIDKFDTSNCKIIDCTGKTITAGFIDCHTHFVFGGYREQEFCDRLQGVSYMDIMKRGGGIVNTVNATRQASYDELYIEGLSRLKQYLAYGVTTLEGKSGYGLDVDCELKQLNVMEQLALDQPIDIVQTYMGAHATPKEMSKGEYVDYIINSALPIIKKNSSAEFCDCFCEDNVFSVEECRKILSRAKELGFKLKIHAEEVVELGGSALATELGATSAEHLLKISKQNIDKLASSQVVGVLLPATAFSLKGNYAPARDMIDSGCAVAVASDLNPGSCYTNSLPLLIALSTMYMGMSIEETICAITLNAACAICRSTSVGTLEVGKFADIAIHSVPSVKFLSYNFAVNQVEMVVKKGKVVYTRQKI
- a CDS encoding urocanate hydratase; this translates as MVTNYDISQAMTIKLDVLPSKKNFVEGIRRAPKREFRLSQADTELALRNALRYVPEEWHEELAEEFLQELYTMGRIYGYRFRPSGRIYGKPIDQYKGNCIEGKAFQVMIDNNLDFEVALYPYELVTYGETGQVCQNWMQYCLLKKYLEQLTDEQTLVVASGHPMGLFASDKHCPRVTLTNGLMIGMFDNQESWHRGAALGVANYGQMTAGGWMYIGPQGIVHGTYNTILNAARLKLGIGDQADLSGILFVSSGLGGMSGAQGKAVEILNGVGIIAEVDISRINTRYSQGWVSAITYTPQEAFELAKQCQQQKVGKAIAFCGNIVDLLEYAIATNQHIDLLSDQTSCHAVYDGGYCPQGVTYQERTRLLRDDEPKFRQLVNKTLQAHFNAIVKLHQAGSYFFDYGNSFMKSVYDAGVAEICANGVNELDGFIFPSYVEDILGPICFDYGYGPFRWVCLSGKSEDLHKTDNAAMQAIDRNRRFQDNDNYVWIRDAEKNKLVVGTQARILYQDAVGRMTIALKFNQMVRDGEIGPVMLGRDHHDTGGTDAPFRETSNIKDGSNIMADMATLVYAGNSARGMSLVALHNGGGTGIGRAINGGFALVLDGSYEKDEIIKSAILWDVMAGVTRRSWARNPHALETSVEYNSTHGQNNHLTIPYLADEDKVKQLVAKEYNKYCGK